From Salvelinus alpinus chromosome 20, SLU_Salpinus.1, whole genome shotgun sequence:
aatgacaacacattatagaGTAGCCGAGTgggattattcacaaaattatctggtgatcaggttatgaaatgtcatgacagacattttagtttccatgtttcacTTGAAATATTAAATTATTTATAGTCCGAGGTCTAtattgttgttaggtgaagttatgggtcctacagtaggtctatgttgttgttaggtgaagttatgggcctaTTTGGCAAACAGtagtgtacaaaccctcattgtcaggctgatggaaaactagccaaagagcattttactggttgaagtcgtTTTTAAATATAAAGTAGTACATTTTcgacaataacacaaacattatattaatcaggacattcaaacgagcgtTACAGTTATAAtgcaaagtagtgtgaaatgcactcataagcaccCATGAAATGGAGGCTATATTTGCTGTCAGCCTAAgagaactcccctgagttttcccccatgtTGGTGAACTAGTGAATAGACAcagagcttaatgtgagtttccttgagtagcactcctgatcttgcaCTGATAGTGCGCTGTAATATTCTGAATACATTGTGGAAagctaaaatctttgctcaccatttttgctccaggcagatattctacatccataactagtggtttgctcattaccagatatactacatccataactagtgatttcctcattaccagatatactacgtccataactagtggtttcctcattaccagatatactacatccataactagtggtttcctcattaccagatatactacatccataactagcggtttcctcattagcagatatactatatCCATAACTAGCGCTTTCCTCATTAGcggggaggagtttctacaaccaaaatgcatcgccctcgtgccgcaatttttagcaaacacagaaagtggcctatattggagaccaataGTCATCTGGCACATTGCTTAGGGTTTCAGACACTTTAATAATTTATTTCTAGCCTGtaatcatcgatgttactactaatgtgaaaacaagactaaatatgactattgttgctCATTTTACATTCatacagacgtcaattgttgtacaacttcatggctatgctgttggcatcaccttttacagtggattccgctgttgtgggcctttaaccatctgtctgacttttttgttgacacaggagagagacgggactaccgtgggtcctctggggagcctcaacaacctcatgatgctggcgaggcagagaagagtctctccggATCAGAACATCTCAAGaaacacctgcagagatccacagggaagagaactcactgctgctctgactgtggggagAGATTCACCTCCTCATCAGGCATTACAATTCATCAGAGAATCcgcacaggagagaaatcttacggctgtgatcaatgtgggaagagttttgttaaaTATAGACATCTGaagatacaccagagaacacacacaggagagacgccgtatagctgtgatcaatgtgggaagagttttattcaGCTAAgcagcctgatatcacaccagagagcacacacaggcgagaaatcttatagctgtactcattgtgggaagagttttactcagctcagcatcctgatatcacaccagagaactgTCGTGACGTTGTATTAGTTAATGTGACGACTGTTGCTCATTGAATGATTAAATGTTTCTAATTACGTGATTAAATGAATCAagcaattattaactcattaacctggggcaccatgggaaaattagttttattgagtttctatttcccaaatgaactcaaagaatatcagaataccGATTTTACAACCGTCGCTAATTAATCAGTTTCCTCTAcaatctcattctgaacgtcgcctAATCCGGGAAGCTGCACGGACCCGGGTCTCACCAATGAGTTCGTACCACACCAATCttagttgattatttatttactagaaagctaaaatgatgataaaagatacacatacaccagaaacacagtctaggctattgattagaacttagtataaCGGGTCAACACACTATGGCGCGTGTTAcccaaaatggggatttaaaagagagagagaaagagaaagtacatgagagaaatatacatttgggtgcatttgtcagctatgcttattttaaccctagccttgccccgaactgccgctcttatgggtcagaatataatgatgtaattacgtgTGGGAGGTCTCAGATGGGAAGCTCCGTGTGGGTCGTTTAGGCTTCTCAATGACGCACTTCTCCGGCGCAACTCTCTGGTCGTCCTcacgatgtcagtgtccttttggtctgattcCTCGCCCTTGCTCTGGGAGGGGTCTTCTGAGGACAGACAGCTCTGTAGCTCAGGGCTCACAGCGTAGGAATGAAACAGTGTAGATACCACGATTCAATGGAGAGTGGAGGTTAGGTGGTACAGCTTGAATTCACCCGtttagacacagctactcatcaGTAGCATGGGTAGAAAAATATTTCTTTGTCTTCAACCTTGGGTTGAGTTTTGGGTTCGTTGACTTTTTAGACCTTTTAGACAGTTAGAGTACACATTAACAGGTTAGGGGTGAGATAGAAATCTGGGTTGTTTTCCTGGTAAGCTACAACTGGGGGCGTGGCAATCTTTACGTGGGTACTGTCGCGCCAAAATCCTACATTGAGAACTGTTTTCAATCGATAGATATTCTCCAGTTAAACAACCGGCAGCGTCAATAGAAATCCCACTTCATTAAGATCAACATCAACGTGTATTGGGATGGCCGATCCCAGACTATATGCCAAATGTGACTGTAATGGCCTTGTAATGGCCATATTGACCTCAGCTACTTCAAATCGTGGTTGAAGTAGCTGAGGTCAATATGTTGTGCACCATTGAGAGGGGCACTAGATATGAGGGGATTCTATTCATGGCCAAGTGGTCCATAGAAGAGCTAACTTCACTGAGAAAATCCTCCAATAACAATCGAACCAATTGGACATGGGCATAGTCATGGTTCATGACCTCTGCTAGCTTTCTTACAGACAGGATAGTTTTGTTCAGgagagtagtgtgtgtgttgaCCACCAGAATAGTGTCCTGGAGAGACTTTCCCACATGTTGCAACCTGAGGGCCTGTGCCTTCATCTGCTGCTGGATAAGTGGCATCTCTTCAGTAATCTCCCTAACATTCCTCTTGACTGTGGCTAAACTGACTGCGTTGACGGCAGTGGTACCTAGGGCAAATAGTGACCCTACGGCTGCCCCTATCGATAGTAGCGCCCCGACGAATCGTTTCTCTCGCCTGGGCTCGGCTAGTTCTGACTGGGTTACTGTGAACTTTTGGAGTTGGGCCAACATATGGGCAGTGTCTAGCTGGGCATGCTTAATTGCCTGGCTGGTCCAGTCAGCCCCTGCCCAACTCAAATGCGCCGCAGGTGGAATGTGTCGGCGGTACACATTCTCTGCATCTAGGCGGACATACACCTTCTGCGTGTGTATTCTGCAGTTACTTATGAAGAGTCCTCGATCGTCGCGGAGAACGATTCCCGTAGGGGGTCCGTTCGTGATCACGTCTGCTGGGTtggttttgaccagggcacaGAGTGTCAGGATCAGCCAAAGGAACTCCATCCTACAAAAACGCATAATCAGAGATTGTTGGATTATTTAAGTTATTTGTTTTTGTAAACAAAAATGTTTTGACAACTATTTTTCTGGTTTTCTTATTGTGAAACAGTACAGCGCAGGACGATATCAATAGTGACAACAGATGTATATTTGGTAGCTGGGAAGAGAATAAAAGATGTTAGGTGCAACTTACTGATCTCCTGGAAGGGATCAGCTGAGGGTACTTAAGAATTTTCTTAGTACCTCTGACTTTGCTAGGTTTTTATCTATTCGGTGCTGGCTAGCACCCCTTCTATTCCCATAGGGGGAGTGTACAACTTGATTTGGTTCCGGTGGACCCACTTTAATGTGTTGCATTTTGTCAACCTTTGCTGATTCTGATCTGGTAAGCTACAGGTGATAGCATCACCACAATCTCGTGTGGCCCCGTCCAGTGGGGCAGGAACTTTGTTGCGACGCCCGCGGGTTTGGTGTATATGTAGTACCACACCCCGACCTCGAACACTTGGTGTGAGGCCTTTTTGTCGTAATAGGTCTTGTCACCTTCTGCACTTCTTTCCAACTGTCCTTGAGCATACGCAAAGGTAGTCTGGTGATTGTTCCGCAAGTCGGTCACATATTGATGAGCCGTGTAGGCGGTAGCTGCGGCGACATTTCCCGGTTGGTACAGGAGATGCAGTGGAAGTGTCATTTGCTGGCCCGTAATCATCTCGAAGGGCGTTATTCCCGTAGACCTGTTGCGTGTGGCTCTGATCGCCATCAGTACCAATGGGAGTTTGAGGTCCCAATCTTTGGCTGCCACATATTTCCTCAAGATTCTGACGATTGTTTGGATGCTCCTTTCTACCCTCCCCGAGCTCCGAGAGTGGTATGCGATGTGGAGTTTAGCTTTGACTCCCAGAAGCCTCCACAGTTCGGTCATTACAGCTGCCAAAAAGTGGGTTCCTCTGTCGCTGTCCACGGTTTCTCCTGGCAGGCCGAAACAACTGAAAACGTGGTTTAGCAAAAGAACGGCCGTGGTTTCCGCTGTGTCATTGGTCGCCGGCAGGCACTCCACCCACTTTGTGAATGCGCAAGTCACTGTGAGGAGATACTTGTTGCCTCTGGCCGACCTGGCAACTGGGCCGACCCAGTCGATCTGGATCGAGCTCCAGGGGTAAGACACACCCTTACGTTGCAGGGGTGCTCTGTGAAGTGGCTTGGAGGGTTGAAACTGGCAGCAAACTAGACACCCCCTCACGTATTGTGCCACGTGTTGTTCCATGTGAGGCCAGTAGGCCACCTGTCGCAATGTTTCACCTGTAGCCTTGACCCCCCTATGTCCTCCACATGGCTCGTCGTGGGCATGGGCTATCATTATCCCCCTCTGTGTTTTAGGAACCACCCACCTTCGAGTGTTGTCGGTTTCTGAAACATACACCAGTATGTCATCTACAAGTGTGAGGTGCTGTTTAGTTGCGTACAGCGAACGCAAGTCGTGTGAACCTGCCATTGCCAGTACGGACACTGGGTGGTTGACAGGATCCGAAAGGAACGCCATCAAAGTGGCGAGGGACTTATCTTGGTGTTGCATTGCTACCAGGTCGCCATTCAGGAATGAATGCGTTAGCAACACATTATGTTCGTGCGAAGATGTTTTCCATGGTGCTACATGGCTACGCGTTCCCGCAGACACCACAGCTTCCTCAGTGGTTTTTTCGTCTCGAGCATCAAACACCCAAGGGTGAATTGCACCGGATTTCGCCCATGCTGTCGGCATGGTCGTTGCCAAGTTTGTCACGACCAGGTGATTTGGAGTGTCCTTTGACTTTCTTACAATACACCTGTATGTTGTGTTTGGTGATGAGGTCATCACAAGCTAGGATGAGCTCTTTGTTTTTCATCTCTTTACCACTTGAAGTAGTCATGTGCTTTTGTTTCCAAAATGGCAAGTGGCATAAGAAGGTGAGTCTCGCGTAGTTTGAGTCGGTGCAGATCGCCAGTTCTGACAATTCGTGTTTCACCGCCGTTTGCAGGGTGATCAACACGCCAGCCACTTCTGCAAACTGGCTGGTCTTGTTGCCAAGCTGAAATTGAAGTGGTTTGCATGGAATGTTGTTGTGCTATACCAATCCCACCCCAGCTTGCAAGTGGTCTAGATGGCAGTAAGAACAGCCATCTACAAATGCCATCGGCATGTCAAGACACACGTTCTCTTCGAAGTAGTGATGGTTCGAAGGCAATGGCGGAGCGATGTCACGCGGGGGTGGAGTCGGTTTCATCGTCACCACAGCGTTGACACACCGCCATAGCACTGCCAAAAAGCAGGTTTTTCGCTTTTGCGTAGTTGATTACTACATCATGGCTCTGCAGCGTCATGAGCCAAGCCGCTATCCTGCTGCTGTGTACAGCACCCACACGGATTCGTTGGCTCTTCAGAAAAGTCACAGGCtggtgacatgtttctatgatcaCCTTTTGTCTGCCGACATAACTGGTGAAGTGTTTGATTGCCCAGACTGTCGACAGCAGCGCTTTTTCGCAGTCTGAGTATTTGTGTTCAGCAGGGTTGAGTGTAAGCAACCACACGTTTGTCTTGGTCGTATTTTTGGTACAACCCAGCGCTAAGGCAGTGCTCTGAGAAACCAACTTCCAAGAAGAATGTCTTGTCTTTGTTGGGGTATACCAGGCAGGGTGCCTT
This genomic window contains:
- the LOC139547181 gene encoding zinc finger protein 22-like; amino-acid sequence: MTVTLKEEEEEEEEVGDLFNTRERRDYRGSSGEPQQPHDAGEAEKSLSGSEHLKKHLQRSTGKRTHCCSDCGERFTSSSGITIHQRIRTGEKSYGCDQCGKSFVKYRHLKIHQRTHTGETPYSCDQCGKSFIQLSSLISHQRAHTGEKSYSCTHCGKSFTQLSILISHQRTVVTLY